From Paucibacter aquatile, the proteins below share one genomic window:
- a CDS encoding aminotransferase-like domain-containing protein, which yields MIPRYQQLANELAGMIAQGALRAGDRLPSVRQTCQSRGLSAATVFQAYRLLEARGLVQAAARSGYFVSAHAGSAQSPTRPSPASDAAPHTISEQIFELLQSSRERGLLPLGSAFPATELFPLERLRLALGAGMRKLEPWQISAELPLGLETLRRQIALRYLRLGLRVAPEDIVITNGALEALQLCLQTVTRPGDAVLVESPCFYAALQALERFGLKAIEVPTDRAEGADLQAMARLIAQHRPRACWLMSSFQNPLGCTLPPHKKRALVALLEAEDVALIEDDVYAELHHGADPALPAKAFEQRGGVMHCGSFSKCLAPGYRIGWALGGRWAPQLQRSKLMSSLSSSLPAQAALAEYLQDGSFDAHLRRLREALARQMRRMAAALAQHMPAGSRVSEPAGGYFLWLELPDGCDSLALLPRAREQGFSLAPGPLFSAQGEFAACLRLNCGHPWGPAWETAIAALGDMARAQLAQR from the coding sequence GTGATCCCGCGCTACCAGCAGCTGGCCAATGAATTGGCCGGCATGATCGCGCAAGGCGCACTGCGCGCCGGCGATCGCCTGCCCTCGGTGCGTCAGACCTGCCAAAGCCGCGGCCTCAGCGCCGCCACGGTGTTCCAGGCCTACCGCCTGCTGGAAGCGCGCGGCCTGGTCCAGGCGGCCGCCCGCTCGGGTTACTTCGTCAGCGCCCATGCTGGTTCAGCGCAAAGTCCGACGCGACCGTCGCCCGCAAGCGATGCCGCGCCTCACACCATCAGCGAGCAGATCTTCGAGCTGCTGCAGAGCAGCCGCGAGCGCGGGCTCCTGCCCCTGGGCTCGGCCTTTCCCGCCACCGAGCTGTTCCCGCTGGAGCGCCTGCGCCTGGCCCTGGGCGCCGGCATGCGCAAGCTGGAACCCTGGCAGATCAGCGCCGAGCTGCCCCTGGGCCTGGAAACCCTGAGGCGCCAGATCGCCCTGCGCTATCTGCGCCTGGGCTTGCGCGTGGCGCCGGAGGACATCGTCATCACCAACGGCGCGCTCGAAGCCCTGCAGCTCTGCCTGCAGACGGTGACCCGGCCGGGTGATGCGGTGCTGGTGGAATCGCCCTGTTTTTATGCCGCGCTGCAGGCGCTGGAGCGCTTTGGCCTCAAGGCCATCGAAGTGCCCACCGACCGCGCCGAGGGCGCCGATCTGCAGGCCATGGCCCGCCTGATCGCGCAGCACCGGCCGCGCGCCTGCTGGCTGATGAGCAGCTTCCAGAACCCGCTGGGCTGCACCCTGCCACCCCACAAGAAGCGCGCCCTGGTGGCCTTGCTGGAAGCCGAAGACGTGGCCCTGATCGAGGACGATGTCTACGCCGAGCTGCACCACGGTGCGGACCCGGCGCTGCCGGCCAAGGCCTTCGAGCAGCGCGGCGGTGTGATGCACTGCGGCTCGTTTTCCAAATGCCTGGCGCCGGGCTATCGCATCGGCTGGGCCCTGGGCGGGCGCTGGGCGCCGCAGCTGCAGCGCAGCAAGCTGATGAGCAGCCTGAGCAGCTCCCTGCCGGCGCAAGCCGCCCTGGCCGAGTATCTGCAGGACGGCAGCTTCGATGCCCATCTGCGCCGCCTGCGCGAGGCCTTGGCGCGCCAGATGCGCCGCATGGCCGCCGCCCTGGCCCAGCACATGCCCGCCGGCAGCCGGGTCAGCGAACCGGCCGGCGGCTACTTCCTCTGGCTGGAGCTGCCCGATGGCTGCGACAGCCTGGCCTTGCTGCCGCGGGCGCGCGAACAAGGCTTCAGCCTGGCGCCGGGGCCGCTGTTTTCGGCGCAGGGTGAGTTTGCCGCCTGCCTGCGCCTGAACTGCGGCCACCCCTGGGGCCCGGCTTGGGAAACTGCCATCGCCGCGCTCGGCGACATGGCCCGAGCGCAGCTGGCGCAGCGCTGA
- a CDS encoding YggS family pyridoxal phosphate-dependent enzyme — MATIANNIQEQHRRIAAACERAGRAQHSVSLLVVSKTFPAAAVREAHAAGERAFGENYVQEGLNKIAKLADLRSQLAWHLIGPLQSNKTRPVAEAFDWVHSVDRLKTAQRLSEQRPDTLPPLNICLQINISGEASKSGIAPADLPTLARAVAALPRLRLRGLMAVPEAAADFEAQRQPHRALARLLADLKQQDPPLFGGLDTLSMGMSADLEAAVLEGATMVRIGSAIFGARSYPDKSPSISSSTPA, encoded by the coding sequence ATGGCGACGATAGCGAACAACATACAAGAACAGCACCGTCGCATCGCCGCCGCCTGCGAGCGTGCAGGGCGCGCGCAGCATAGCGTGAGCCTGCTGGTCGTCAGCAAGACTTTCCCGGCGGCGGCGGTGCGCGAGGCCCATGCCGCGGGCGAACGCGCCTTCGGCGAGAACTATGTGCAAGAGGGCCTGAACAAGATCGCCAAGCTCGCAGACCTCCGATCCCAGCTGGCCTGGCACCTGATCGGCCCCTTGCAGAGCAACAAGACCCGGCCGGTGGCCGAGGCCTTTGACTGGGTGCACAGCGTGGACCGGCTCAAGACCGCGCAGCGCCTCTCGGAGCAACGCCCGGACACCTTGCCGCCGCTGAACATTTGCTTGCAAATCAATATCAGCGGCGAGGCCAGCAAGAGCGGCATCGCCCCGGCCGATCTGCCCACGCTGGCCCGTGCGGTGGCCGCCTTGCCGCGCCTGCGCCTGCGCGGCCTGATGGCCGTGCCGGAAGCGGCCGCAGACTTTGAAGCACAGCGCCAGCCGCACCGTGCCCTGGCCCGCCTGCTGGCCGACTTGAAGCAGCAAGACCCGCCCCTGTTCGGCGGCTTGGACACCTTGTCCATGGGCATGAGCGCTGATCTGGAGGCGGCCGTGCTGGAAGGTGCCACGATGGTGCGCATCGGCTCGGCCATCTTCGGTGCGCGCAGCTATCCCGACAAAAGCCCCAGCATCAGCAGCAGCACTCCCGCGTGA
- a CDS encoding type IV pilus twitching motility protein PilT produces the protein MDITQLLAFSVKNKASDLHLSAGLPPMIRVHGDVRRINVEALEHRQVHDMVYDIMNDSQRKIYEESLEVDFSFEIQGLARFRVNAFNQNRGAGAVFRTIPSKILSLEQLNAPKIFAELALRPRGLVLVTGPTGSGKSTTLAGMVNHLNENEYGHILTIEDPIEFVHESKKSLINQREVGPHTMSFANALKSALREDPDAVLVGEMRDLETIRLALTAAETGHLVFGTLHTSSAAKTVDRIVDVFPAAEKEMVRAMVSESLVAVISQSLCKLKDGSGRVAAHEIMLGTSAIRNLIRENKVAQMYSAIQTGNSVGMQTLDQNLTDLVRRNIISAAEARAKAKFPENFPG, from the coding sequence ATGGACATCACCCAACTGCTCGCATTTTCGGTCAAGAACAAGGCCTCCGACTTGCACCTCTCGGCCGGCTTGCCACCGATGATTCGCGTGCATGGGGATGTGCGTCGCATCAATGTCGAAGCCCTGGAACACCGCCAGGTGCACGACATGGTCTACGACATCATGAACGACTCGCAGCGCAAGATCTACGAAGAGTCGCTGGAAGTGGACTTCTCGTTTGAGATCCAAGGCCTGGCGCGCTTCCGGGTCAATGCCTTCAACCAGAACCGCGGCGCCGGCGCCGTGTTCCGGACCATCCCGAGCAAGATCCTCTCGCTGGAGCAGCTCAACGCCCCCAAGATCTTTGCCGAGCTGGCCCTGCGCCCGCGCGGCCTGGTGCTGGTGACCGGCCCCACGGGCTCGGGCAAGTCCACCACCTTGGCCGGCATGGTCAACCACCTCAACGAGAACGAGTACGGCCACATCCTGACCATCGAGGACCCGATCGAGTTCGTGCACGAGTCCAAGAAGAGCCTGATCAACCAGCGTGAGGTCGGCCCGCACACCATGAGCTTTGCCAACGCGCTGAAGTCGGCGCTGCGCGAAGACCCTGACGCCGTGCTGGTCGGTGAAATGCGTGACCTGGAAACCATCCGCCTGGCCCTGACCGCGGCGGAAACCGGCCACTTGGTCTTCGGCACTTTGCACACCTCGTCCGCCGCCAAGACCGTGGACCGGATCGTCGATGTCTTCCCAGCTGCTGAAAAAGAAATGGTGCGGGCCATGGTGTCCGAATCCCTGGTGGCCGTGATCTCGCAAAGCCTGTGCAAGCTGAAGGACGGCTCGGGCCGGGTGGCGGCGCACGAGATCATGCTGGGCACCTCGGCCATTCGCAATCTGATCCGCGAGAACAAGGTCGCGCAGATGTACTCGGCCATCCAGACCGGCAACAGCGTGGGCATGCAGACCCTGGATCAGAACCTCACCGACCTGGTGCGCCGCAACATCATCTCAGCCGCCGAAGCCCGCGCCAAAGCCAAATTTCCGGAAAACTTCCCAGGATGA
- a CDS encoding PilT/PilU family type 4a pilus ATPase has product MERDQASKFINDLLRLMISRKGSDLFLTAEFPPAIKVDGKVTKVSPQPLTGQHTLQLARSIMNDKQAAEFERNKECNFAISPQGIGRFRVNAFLQQGSVGLVLRTIPADLPTIASLDLPPVLREVVQFKRGLVIVVGATGSGKSTSLAAMIDERNQTTFGHIITIEDPIEFVHPHKNCIVTQREVGIDTDSWESALKNSLRQAPDVILMGELRDRETMEHAVAFAETGHLCMATLHANSANQALDRIINFFPEERRSQLLMDLSLNLRALVSQRLLPRREGKGRVAAVEILLNTPLVSDLIFKGEVGEIKEIMKRSREQGMQTFDQALFDLYESGKVTYEDALRNADSVNDLRLQIKLNSERARSGDLSTGTEHFTIL; this is encoded by the coding sequence ATGGAACGCGATCAGGCCTCGAAATTCATCAACGATCTGCTGCGCCTGATGATCTCGCGCAAGGGCTCGGATCTGTTCCTCACGGCCGAGTTTCCGCCCGCCATCAAGGTCGACGGCAAGGTCACCAAGGTCTCGCCCCAGCCCCTGACCGGCCAGCACACGCTGCAGCTGGCGCGTTCCATCATGAACGACAAGCAGGCGGCCGAATTCGAGCGCAACAAGGAATGCAATTTCGCCATCTCGCCGCAAGGCATTGGCCGCTTCCGCGTCAATGCCTTTTTGCAGCAGGGCTCGGTGGGCCTGGTGCTGCGGACGATTCCAGCCGATCTGCCGACCATTGCCTCGCTGGACCTGCCACCGGTGCTGCGCGAGGTGGTGCAGTTCAAGCGCGGCCTGGTGATCGTGGTGGGCGCCACCGGCTCGGGCAAGAGCACCTCGCTGGCCGCCATGATCGATGAGCGCAACCAGACCACCTTCGGCCACATCATCACCATCGAAGACCCGATCGAGTTCGTGCACCCGCACAAGAACTGCATCGTCACCCAGCGCGAGGTTGGCATCGACACGGACAGCTGGGAGTCGGCCCTGAAGAACTCCCTGCGCCAGGCGCCCGATGTGATCCTGATGGGCGAGCTGCGCGACCGTGAGACCATGGAGCATGCCGTGGCCTTCGCCGAAACCGGCCACCTCTGCATGGCCACCCTGCACGCCAACAGCGCCAACCAGGCGCTGGACCGCATCATCAACTTCTTCCCCGAAGAGCGGCGCAGCCAGCTGCTGATGGACCTGTCTCTCAATCTGCGCGCCCTGGTTTCGCAGCGCCTGCTGCCGCGCCGCGAGGGCAAGGGCCGGGTGGCGGCGGTCGAGATCCTGCTCAACACGCCGCTGGTGTCGGACCTGATCTTCAAGGGCGAGGTCGGCGAGATCAAGGAGATCATGAAGCGCTCGCGCGAGCAGGGCATGCAGACCTTTGATCAGGCCTTGTTCGATCTCTACGAGAGCGGCAAGGTCACCTACGAAGACGCGCTGCGCAATGCCGATTCGGTCAACGACCTGCGTCTGCAGATCAAGCTCAACAGCGAGCGCGCGCGTTCCGGCGATCTGAGCACCGGCACCGAGCACTTCACCATCCTCTGA
- a CDS encoding NAD(P)-dependent oxidoreductase, whose translation MNAATTHPHLPTGAAARAYDDLPSQPVAFLGLGVMGYPMAGHLARAGHQVTVYNRTASKAEAWVAQEGQERGCAAATPREAAQGARIVFACVGNDEDLRSVVLGEQGAFAGMAPGAVFVDHTTASAEVARELHAEARRLGLHFIDAPVSGGQAGAVNGALTVMCGGDAEPFEQIRPVTLAMAKAVTRVGESGAGQLAKMVNQICIAGLVQGLAEAIAFGDKAGLDMKQVLDVIGKGAAQSWQMDNRGKTMVDGKFDFGFAVDWMRKDLGLVLDEARRNGARLPVTAVVDQFYADVQAAGGGRLDTSSLIQRLK comes from the coding sequence ATGAACGCTGCCACCACCCACCCACATCTCCCCACCGGCGCCGCCGCGCGCGCTTACGACGACCTTCCTTCTCAGCCTGTGGCCTTCCTGGGCCTGGGTGTGATGGGCTATCCCATGGCCGGCCACCTGGCCCGCGCCGGCCACCAGGTGACGGTCTACAACCGCACGGCCAGCAAGGCCGAGGCCTGGGTCGCTCAAGAGGGGCAAGAGCGCGGCTGCGCCGCCGCCACGCCGCGCGAAGCGGCCCAAGGTGCGCGCATCGTGTTTGCCTGCGTAGGCAATGACGAGGACCTGCGCTCGGTGGTGCTGGGCGAGCAGGGCGCCTTCGCCGGCATGGCGCCGGGGGCGGTGTTTGTGGATCACACCACGGCCTCGGCCGAGGTCGCCCGTGAGCTGCATGCCGAGGCGCGCCGCCTGGGTCTGCACTTCATCGACGCGCCCGTCTCGGGCGGTCAGGCCGGTGCCGTCAACGGTGCGCTGACGGTGATGTGCGGCGGCGATGCCGAGCCCTTCGAGCAGATCCGCCCGGTGACCCTGGCCATGGCCAAGGCGGTGACACGGGTGGGCGAGTCGGGCGCGGGTCAGTTGGCCAAGATGGTCAACCAGATCTGCATTGCCGGCTTGGTGCAAGGCCTGGCTGAGGCCATCGCCTTTGGCGACAAGGCCGGCCTGGACATGAAGCAGGTGCTCGATGTCATCGGCAAGGGCGCGGCCCAGAGCTGGCAGATGGACAACCGCGGCAAGACCATGGTGGACGGCAAGTTTGACTTCGGCTTTGCCGTCGACTGGATGCGCAAGGACCTGGGTCTGGTGCTGGACGAGGCGCGTCGCAACGGTGCGCGCCTGCCGGTGACGGCCGTGGTCGACCAGTTCTATGCCGATGTGCAGGCTGCGGGCGGTGGCCGGCTGGACACGTCCAGCCTGATCCAGCGCCTGAAGTAA
- a CDS encoding BON domain-containing protein: MKLLQHRNARTSVLLLALGAAFMSTACAPLVLGGAMMGGALVATDRRTSGTQVEDQGIEFKTSTRIREQIGDKGHVNVNAYNRMVLLTGEVASEAERARVEKIAAEVENVRQVLNETAVLGNSSLSSRASDVTLASKIKLSLVDARDLISNAFYVVVERGTVYIMGRVTEREANRAVEIARGVSGVQKVVRAFEIISEEELARLTPKRVEGAGK; encoded by the coding sequence ATGAAACTGCTTCAACACCGCAACGCCCGAACCTCGGTCCTGCTGCTCGCGCTGGGCGCAGCCTTCATGTCCACCGCCTGCGCCCCCCTGGTGCTGGGTGGCGCCATGATGGGCGGCGCCCTGGTCGCCACCGACCGCCGCACCTCGGGCACCCAGGTCGAAGACCAAGGCATCGAGTTCAAGACCTCCACGCGCATCCGCGAGCAGATCGGCGACAAAGGCCATGTCAACGTCAACGCCTACAACCGCATGGTGCTGCTGACGGGTGAAGTGGCCAGCGAAGCCGAACGCGCCCGGGTCGAGAAGATTGCCGCCGAGGTCGAGAACGTGCGCCAGGTGTTGAACGAAACCGCCGTGCTCGGCAACAGCTCGCTGAGCAGCCGCGCCAGCGACGTGACCCTGGCCAGCAAGATCAAGCTCAGCCTGGTCGACGCCCGCGACCTGATCTCCAATGCCTTCTACGTGGTGGTGGAGCGCGGCACGGTCTACATCATGGGTCGCGTCACCGAACGCGAAGCCAACCGCGCGGTCGAGATCGCCCGCGGTGTCAGCGGCGTGCAAAAAGTGGTGCGCGCCTTCGAGATCATCAGCGAAGAAGAACTGGCCCGGCTGACGCCCAAGCGCGTCGAGGGCGCCGGTAAGTAA
- a CDS encoding SIS domain-containing protein yields the protein MLEQRIQTQFFESADLLYQVAENLSRPLADAAQMLIEGITSGGRVLCCGQGLSALDASYMAALLVGRFEQDRPGLAAWALDGQAHGCSAETALTRQVQTHGHPGDLLLIFEAQPDQQARWAPVLEAAHAQEMSVIALTGSPTDEMRALLQDTDVQIRVPHSRAARVSEAQRLLAHCLCDALDLQLLGASE from the coding sequence ATGCTAGAGCAAAGAATCCAAACCCAGTTCTTCGAAAGCGCCGACCTGCTGTACCAGGTGGCCGAGAACCTGTCGCGCCCTCTGGCCGACGCCGCGCAGATGCTGATCGAGGGCATCACCAGCGGTGGCCGCGTGCTCTGCTGCGGCCAAGGTCTGTCGGCCCTGGATGCCAGCTACATGGCCGCCCTGCTGGTGGGCCGCTTTGAACAAGACCGCCCCGGCCTCGCCGCCTGGGCCCTGGACGGCCAGGCCCACGGCTGCAGCGCCGAGACCGCCCTGACCCGCCAGGTACAGACCCACGGCCACCCCGGTGATCTGCTGCTGATCTTCGAAGCCCAGCCCGATCAGCAAGCCCGCTGGGCACCGGTGCTGGAGGCCGCTCACGCCCAGGAGATGAGCGTGATCGCGTTGACCGGCAGCCCCACCGACGAAATGCGCGCCCTGCTGCAAGACACCGATGTGCAGATCCGCGTGCCGCACAGCCGCGCCGCCCGCGTGTCCGAGGCCCAGCGTCTGCTGGCGCACTGTCTGTGCGATGCGCTCGACCTGCAATTGCTGGGCGCGAGTGAATGA
- a CDS encoding YraN family protein yields the protein MFKWASPKKTGASASKAAATASSGTPTARQRLGQAAEDAALRHLQAQGLQLLERNYRVAAGPRARAGEVDLILRARDGTLVFVEVRARAGLSHGGAAASVTSRKQARLIYAAQHYLLRHASPPPCRFDVVAIDGDQVEWLVAAFDAA from the coding sequence ATGTTCAAGTGGGCTTCTCCGAAAAAGACGGGCGCGTCGGCCAGCAAGGCAGCCGCAACAGCAAGCAGCGGCACGCCGACGGCGCGCCAGCGCCTGGGCCAGGCCGCCGAGGACGCGGCCCTGCGCCATCTGCAGGCCCAGGGCCTGCAATTGCTGGAGCGCAATTATCGGGTCGCCGCCGGGCCGCGCGCCCGCGCGGGCGAGGTGGATCTGATTCTGCGTGCCCGCGACGGCACCCTGGTCTTTGTCGAGGTGCGCGCCCGGGCCGGTCTCTCGCACGGCGGCGCGGCGGCCAGCGTCACCTCCCGCAAGCAGGCCCGACTGATTTACGCGGCCCAGCATTACCTGCTGCGGCATGCCAGCCCACCGCCTTGCCGCTTCGATGTGGTGGCGATCGATGGCGATCAGGTGGAGTGGCTGGTCGCGGCCTTCGATGCGGCTTGA
- the rsmI gene encoding 16S rRNA (cytidine(1402)-2'-O)-methyltransferase: MNIDASLLLQAAAAAAGGQQYPAATLYVVATPIGNLADISLRAVHVLSLVDAVACEDTRVSAGLLRHLGLHKPLVKLHQHNEHEASADLLARLKQGERIAYISDAGTPAISDPGAVLVAAVAAAGLRVLPLPGASSTVTALSVAGDTAAEGFEFAGFLPTKTAERRSAMQALTGSRRSQVLFEAPHRIEALLALLAELCPEQRVTVCRELTKQFETVHTAPAASLPAWLAADAQRERGEFVLVLHAVRASQAAAEDLPAETLRTLDLLLRDLPLKQAVSLAAELSGASRNRLYELALERKKNPAED, encoded by the coding sequence TTGAACATCGATGCCTCCCTGCTCCTGCAGGCGGCTGCGGCCGCCGCGGGTGGCCAGCAGTATCCTGCAGCCACGCTCTATGTGGTGGCCACGCCCATCGGCAATCTGGCGGACATCAGCCTGCGGGCCGTCCATGTGCTGAGCCTGGTCGATGCGGTGGCCTGCGAGGACACCCGGGTCAGCGCCGGCCTGCTGCGCCATCTGGGCCTGCACAAGCCACTGGTCAAGCTGCACCAGCACAACGAGCATGAGGCCAGCGCCGACTTGCTGGCGCGGCTGAAGCAGGGCGAGCGCATCGCCTACATCAGCGATGCGGGCACGCCCGCCATCTCCGACCCTGGCGCGGTGCTGGTGGCGGCGGTGGCCGCGGCCGGGCTGCGCGTGCTGCCCTTGCCGGGTGCCAGCAGCACGGTCACGGCGCTCAGCGTGGCCGGTGACACGGCGGCCGAAGGTTTCGAGTTCGCGGGTTTCCTGCCCACCAAGACCGCGGAGCGCCGCAGCGCCATGCAGGCTTTGACGGGCAGCCGGCGCAGCCAGGTGCTGTTCGAGGCGCCGCACCGCATCGAGGCCCTGCTGGCGCTGCTGGCTGAGCTCTGCCCGGAACAAAGGGTGACGGTCTGCCGCGAGCTGACCAAGCAGTTCGAGACCGTGCACACCGCGCCGGCCGCCAGCCTGCCGGCCTGGCTGGCCGCCGATGCGCAGCGCGAGCGCGGCGAGTTTGTGCTGGTGCTCCACGCCGTGCGCGCCAGCCAGGCCGCAGCCGAGGACCTGCCGGCCGAGACCCTGCGCACGCTGGATCTCTTGCTGCGCGATCTGCCGCTCAAGCAAGCCGTCAGCCTGGCGGCCGAGTTGAGCGGCGCTTCGCGCAACCGCCTCTACGAGCTGGCCTTGGAACGAAAGAAGAACCCCGCTGAGGATTGA
- a CDS encoding DUF4188 domain-containing protein, with translation MIHAQRMTAQIDGDFVVFLIGMRINKPWLLHKWWPVAAVMPRMLAELRAQPERGLLHAEMWFSRTVIGVQYWRSMDQLLAYAKDRQSAHLPAWAAFNKAVGNNGTVGVWHETYSVRAGEHESIYLNMPAFGLARAGALQPVQPHRDSAAQRLRREA, from the coding sequence ATGATCCACGCTCAAAGAATGACGGCCCAGATCGACGGCGACTTTGTCGTCTTCCTGATTGGCATGCGCATCAACAAACCCTGGTTGCTGCACAAATGGTGGCCAGTGGCGGCCGTCATGCCACGCATGCTGGCCGAGCTGCGCGCCCAGCCCGAGCGCGGCCTGCTGCACGCCGAGATGTGGTTCAGCCGCACCGTCATCGGCGTGCAGTACTGGCGCTCGATGGACCAGTTGCTGGCCTACGCGAAAGACCGCCAATCGGCCCACCTGCCGGCCTGGGCGGCCTTCAACAAGGCCGTCGGCAACAACGGCACCGTCGGCGTCTGGCACGAGACCTACTCGGTGCGAGCCGGCGAGCACGAGAGCATCTACCTGAACATGCCGGCCTTTGGCCTGGCTCGGGCAGGTGCACTGCAACCGGTGCAGCCGCATCGCGACAGCGCCGCGCAGCGCTTGCGGCGTGAGGCCTGA
- a CDS encoding LysR family transcriptional regulator has translation MALDWSHVQIFLALAEAGSLNRAAPQLGLSQPTLGRQLVALEESLGQALFERHSRGLSLTEAGQALLPAARRMREGAQELALALAARDQSLAGTVRLTASDTVSTYFLPPVLHALRQRYPEVQIELVVSNEQEDLQQRSADIALRMVRPEQEMLVARKLSEWPVGVFAHRDYIARRGLPQMANVLEHDWLGYDRSDRMLRGFAAAGMPVPVSFFGLRCDNQVVVWEAMRAGMGLAVSAVALGERDPALQQVLHELPIEPLPLWLTAHRELRDTPRLRVIYDALAQAFARPF, from the coding sequence ATGGCACTGGATTGGTCGCATGTGCAGATTTTTCTAGCCCTGGCCGAAGCCGGCTCGCTCAATCGGGCTGCGCCGCAGCTGGGTCTGAGCCAGCCCACCCTGGGCCGGCAGCTGGTGGCGCTGGAAGAGTCGCTGGGCCAGGCCTTGTTCGAGCGCCACAGCCGGGGCTTGAGCCTGACCGAGGCCGGCCAGGCCTTGCTGCCGGCCGCACGGCGCATGCGCGAGGGCGCGCAGGAGCTGGCCCTGGCCTTGGCCGCGCGCGATCAATCGCTGGCCGGCACGGTGCGCCTGACCGCCAGCGATACGGTGAGCACCTATTTTCTGCCGCCGGTCTTGCATGCCCTGCGCCAGCGCTACCCCGAGGTGCAGATCGAGCTGGTGGTCAGCAACGAGCAGGAGGATTTGCAGCAGCGCAGCGCCGACATCGCCCTGCGCATGGTGCGGCCCGAGCAGGAGATGCTGGTGGCGCGCAAGCTCAGCGAATGGCCGGTTGGCGTGTTTGCCCACCGCGACTACATCGCCCGTCGCGGCCTGCCGCAGATGGCCAATGTCCTGGAGCACGACTGGCTGGGCTACGACCGCTCGGACCGCATGTTGCGCGGCTTTGCCGCGGCCGGCATGCCGGTGCCGGTGAGCTTCTTTGGCCTGCGCTGCGACAACCAGGTGGTGGTCTGGGAGGCCATGCGCGCCGGCATGGGCCTGGCCGTCAGCGCCGTCGCCCTGGGTGAACGCGACCCGGCGCTGCAGCAGGTGCTGCATGAGCTGCCGATCGAGCCGCTGCCTCTGTGGCTGACCGCCCACCGCGAGCTGCGCGACACGCCGCGCTTGCGAGTGATCTACGACGCCCTGGCCCAGGCCTTCGCGCGGCCGTTCTGA